From Solidesulfovibrio carbinoliphilus subsp. oakridgensis, the proteins below share one genomic window:
- the thiD gene encoding bifunctional hydroxymethylpyrimidine kinase/phosphomethylpyrimidine kinase, with translation MQPPCVLTVAGSDSGGGAGIQADLKTFMMQGCYGLSAITALTAQNTRAVTAIEAPSPGFVAAQLRAVLDDFPIRAAKTGMLFSAPIIEAVADALADKDFPLVVDPVCVAQSGARLLLPEAVAALIARILPLADLLTPNRHEAELLAGMAINSPAEARTAAVRLLALGAKAVLLKGGHFEASGDPGRALVTDLLVTGQGLVREYVRPHVPTRNTHGTGCTLSAAIAAHLARGKALPEAVEAGRDYLQEALLAAYDLGRGDGPVNHLAPYLRLLGEA, from the coding sequence ATGCAGCCGCCATGCGTATTGACCGTGGCCGGGTCGGATTCCGGCGGCGGGGCCGGCATCCAGGCCGACCTCAAGACCTTCATGATGCAGGGCTGTTATGGCCTGTCGGCCATCACCGCCCTGACCGCCCAGAACACCCGGGCCGTGACCGCCATCGAGGCTCCGTCGCCCGGATTCGTGGCCGCGCAGTTGCGCGCGGTCCTGGACGATTTTCCCATCCGCGCCGCCAAGACCGGGATGCTTTTTTCCGCCCCCATTATCGAGGCTGTGGCCGATGCGCTGGCGGACAAGGATTTTCCGCTGGTGGTGGACCCGGTCTGCGTGGCCCAGTCCGGAGCAAGACTCCTCTTGCCCGAGGCCGTGGCCGCCTTGATCGCCCGCATCCTGCCCCTGGCTGATCTCCTGACCCCGAACCGCCACGAGGCCGAACTCCTTGCCGGCATGGCCATAAACAGCCCGGCCGAGGCCAGAACCGCAGCCGTTCGGCTGCTCGCCCTTGGCGCCAAGGCCGTGTTGCTCAAAGGCGGCCATTTTGAGGCGTCCGGCGATCCGGGCCGGGCCTTGGTCACGGACCTGCTCGTCACGGGGCAGGGGCTTGTCCGGGAATACGTCCGGCCCCATGTCCCGACCCGCAACACCCACGGCACGGGCTGCACTCTGTCGGCGGCCATCGCCGCCCATCTGGCCCGCGGCAAGGCGCTGCCGGAAGCCGTGGAGGCAGGGAGAGACTACCTGCAGGAGGCCCTGCTCGCGGCCTATGACCTGGGCCGCGGCGACGGGCCGGTCAACCACCTGGCCCCGTACCTGCGGTTGTTGGGCGAGGCTTGA
- a CDS encoding lysylphosphatidylglycerol synthase transmembrane domain-containing protein, with translation MVLKKAAGFFLRLALVVGCLVYAFWGIDFAQLWSTLVRYDDVALVWTTAFSFVGYAVMALRLNFLSGFVAGNWLCFKAFLMSMAVNNIVPAKLGELAKAFYLRRECRFSLSRSITMVFWERFFDLNAILAMGLVVAFHFKLRMAFVPLAGAVGGIWVALWVVRTYPDFVGRLIAKMPSNRLAEFLAELKLQVLHGVTPTFLTLLGLYTVVCWICYASSTFLVLLWVAKLSLTWGQVAAVFVISSLGMAMPSSPGALGVFEAAVVFSLGLFGVDQTQALAAGLILHMVQYIPVTVAGLLILAKSGLSLRKIRESDEALD, from the coding sequence ATGGTCCTAAAAAAAGCCGCCGGCTTCTTTCTCCGGCTGGCCCTTGTGGTCGGCTGTCTGGTCTATGCCTTCTGGGGCATCGATTTCGCCCAATTATGGAGCACGCTTGTCCGCTACGACGACGTGGCCCTGGTCTGGACCACGGCCTTCTCCTTTGTCGGCTACGCGGTCATGGCCTTGCGGCTCAATTTCCTTTCCGGATTCGTCGCCGGCAACTGGCTGTGCTTCAAGGCCTTTCTCATGTCCATGGCCGTCAACAACATCGTGCCGGCCAAGCTCGGCGAGCTGGCCAAGGCCTTTTACCTGCGCCGGGAGTGCCGGTTCTCCCTGTCCCGAAGCATTACCATGGTCTTTTGGGAGCGGTTTTTCGACCTCAACGCCATTCTGGCCATGGGCCTGGTGGTGGCCTTCCACTTCAAGCTGCGCATGGCCTTCGTGCCCTTGGCCGGAGCGGTCGGCGGCATCTGGGTGGCCCTGTGGGTGGTGCGGACCTATCCGGATTTCGTCGGCCGGCTCATTGCCAAGATGCCGTCGAACCGGTTGGCCGAGTTTTTGGCCGAACTCAAGTTGCAGGTCCTGCACGGCGTCACGCCCACCTTTCTGACGCTGCTTGGGCTTTACACCGTCGTTTGTTGGATCTGTTACGCCAGTTCCACCTTCCTGGTCCTCTTGTGGGTGGCCAAGCTGTCCCTCACCTGGGGCCAGGTGGCGGCGGTCTTCGTCATCTCGTCGCTCGGCATGGCCATGCCGTCCTCACCCGGGGCCCTTGGCGTCTTCGAAGCGGCCGTCGTCTTTTCCCTCGGTCTTTTCGGTGTGGACCAGACCCAGGCCCTGGCCGCCGGGCTCATCCTGCATATGGTCCAGTACATCCCGGTGACCGTGGCGGGCCTGCTCATCCTGGCCAAAAGCGGACTCAGCCTGCGCAAGATCCGCGAGAGCGACGAAGCCTTGGACTAG